One Glycine max cultivar Williams 82 chromosome 6, Glycine_max_v4.0, whole genome shotgun sequence DNA segment encodes these proteins:
- the LOC106798968 gene encoding toll/interleukin-1 receptor-like protein, with protein sequence MKFDSIFQQTNLHSGIIILNFFLLMAETFSGASRYDVFINFRGEDTRHGFTGHLYKALCDKGIRAFMEEVDLKRGEEITRTLEEAIKGSRIAITVLSKDYASSSFCLNELETILGCYREKTLLVIPVFYKVDPSDVRRLQGSYAEGLAMLEVRFPPNMEIWKKALQEVTTLVGYHFKDGAGYEFEFIGKIVDDVFYNINKHVPSSSSFTNDVFLSFRGEDTRYSFTGNLCRALHDS encoded by the exons ATGAAGTTTGATTCTATATTCCAACAGACCAACCTACATTCCGGCATAATAATActaaacttttttcttctaatgGCTGAAACATTTTCCGGTGCATCCAGATACGATGTGTTCATTAACTTCAGAGGGGAAGACACACGTCATGGATTTACCGGGCATCTCTACAAAGCTCTTTGTGACAAGGGAATCCGTGCTTTCATGGAAGAAGTGGACCTTAAGAGAGGAGAAGAAATAACACGAACACTAGAGGAGGCAATTAAAGGGTCGAGGATTGCCATCACTGTGCTCTCTAAAGACTATGCTTCTTCCTCATTTTGCTTAAATGAACTAGAAACCATCCTTGGCTGCTACCGCGAGAAAACTCTGTTGGTTATTCCTGTCTTTTATAAGGTGGATCCTTCTGATGTAAGACGCCTGCAAGGAAGTTATGCAGAAGGATTGGCTATGCTTGAGGTAAGGTTCCCTCCTAACATGGAGATTTGGAAGAAGGCTCTGCAGGAAGTAACAACATTGGTTGGGTATCATTTCAAAGATGG AGCTGGATATGAATTCGAGTTTATTGGGAAGATTGTTGATGATGTCTTCTACAACATTAATAAAC ATGTGCCATCATCATCTTCCTTTACCAATGATGTGTTCCTCAGCTTCAGAGGAGAAGATACTCGTTACAGTTTCACTGGCAATCTCTGCAGAGCCCTTCATGACAGTTGA